One segment of Fusarium oxysporum f. sp. lycopersici 4287 chromosome 7, whole genome shotgun sequence DNA contains the following:
- a CDS encoding oxidoreductase translates to MTSEPITFAIIGVGLIGPRHAQTVIKNNQAKLVAVVDLMPNGEQLAQELGAAYFKSVADMLQSSNKPQAAIICTPNHTHVPLARELSSAGIHILIEKPFCTDIQSGKDLVDHLDKLDVKALVAHHRRFNPYMMTAKETVGSGSLGKVIAVNGMWATYKPMDYFDPPREWRRENTGGVVLINLVHEIDLLHYLFGPITRVHAEKTISQRGFEAEEGAVLTLRFTSGAVGSFLFSDNVPSPHNFESGTGENPLIPKTGKDFYRIFGTDASLSVPDMTLSSYAEGQKSWHQELVQKNVPVPDGVPFELQLDHFIKVIRGEASPSCTPRDGLAALVVCQAVKEALKENKTVDIDASDF, encoded by the coding sequence ATGACTTCTGAACCCATCACATTCGCCATCATTGGCGTCGGCCTAATTGGCCCTCGTCACGCCCAGACTGTAATCAAAAACAACCAAGCAAAGCTGGTAGCTGTTGTCGACCTCATGCCAAATGGCGAACAACTGGCTCAAGAGCTTGGGGCTGCCTACTTCAAGTCTGTGGCCGATATGTTGCAATCGTCAAATAAGCCTCAAGCAGCCATTATCTGCACCCCCAACCACACTCACGTCCCTCTGGCTCGCGAGTTATCCTCAGCGGGTATTCATATCCTCATTGAAAAGCCTTTCTGTACAGATATTCAGAGTGGAAAGGATTTGGTGGATCATCTTGATAAATTAGACGTCAAGGCTTTGGTCGCGCATCATCGACGATTCAACCCCTATATGATGACTGCAAAAGAAACTGTTGGTTCTGGTTCTCTTGGAAAAGTTATTGCAGTGAATGGAATGTGGGCGACTTATAAACCAATGGATTATTTTGATCCTCCTCGAGAATGGCGAAGAGAGAATACGGGCGGCGTtgttctcatcaatcttGTCCATGAGATCGATCTGTTGCACTATCTCTTTGGCCCCATTACACGGGTTCATGCAGAGAAGACGATATCACAACGTGGgtttgaggctgaagaggGTGCAGTTCTGACGCTTCGTTTCACGTCTGGTGCCGTCGGAAGCTTCCTGTTCTCAGACAATGTTCCGTCACCACATAACTTTGAGTCCGGCACGGGAGAGAACCCGTTGATCCCTAAAACTGGGAAAGACTTTTACCGTATCTTTGGCACCGACGCATCATTGAGTGTGCCAGATATGACTCTGTCTTCCTATGCTGAAGGTCAAAAGTCATGGCATCAGGAGTTAGTTCAGAAGAACGTCCCTGTCCCCGATGGCGTACCTTTCGAGCTACAGTTAGATCACTTCATCAAGGTGATTCGTGGTGAGGCGAGCCCGAGTTGCACACCAAGAGATGGCCTAGCTGCACTTGTTGTCTGCCAGGCTGTGAAAGAGGCATTAAAGGAGAACAAAACAGTGGACATCGACGCTTCTGATTTCTGA
- a CDS encoding alkanesulfonate monooxygenase yields MASQNQAAQQGKKKSLIVNAFVMMCSGHQSPGLWRHPEDESWRFKDTEHWVELAKLLEGAKFHGIFIADVLGGYDVYKKSLEPAIISGAQWPLTEPLAVIPAMAAATKNIGFGATVSVTYEQPYHLARRLSTVDHLTKGRLGWNIVTGYLDSAARNLGHPVQLAHDERYAQAEEYMEVMYKLFNSSWRDDAVKLDRERGIYTDPALVRQIDHNGKYFNVPGPHVVDPSPQRTPLLLQAGASKPGKAFAAQHAEAIFTSAHAPAVCKKNIAEIRQVAKEQFGRDPKNIKVLALVTPILGRTEEEARAKYDEARKYASTEGALSLFGGWTGMDLNQYGDDEELRQVESNAVRSTVEGYAKFSPANSKWTKHTVAEHVSLGGNGPLFVGTPSQVADSLQVWIDEADVDGFNFGYVLFPGTFKDIIELLLPELRSRGLFWDDYAVPGGSYRENFYGLPGQKYPLEEHAASKYRWAAGVPASEHKIPQ; encoded by the exons ATGGCATCTCAGAATCAAGCGGCCCAgcagggcaagaagaagagccttATCGTCAATGCCTTTGTCATGATGT GCAGTGGTCATCAATCGCCAGGATTATGGAGACACCCCGAGGATGAGTCTTGGAGGTTCAAAGACACTGAGCACTGGGTCGAATTGGCCAAGTTGCTAGAAGGCGCCAAGTTTCATGGCATCTTCATTGCTGATGTGTTGG GAGGCTACGATGTGTACAAGAAGTCCTTGGAACCTGCTATTATCTCTGGAGCTCAATGGCCTCTTACAGAGCCACTGGCCGTCATTCCTGCCATGGCTGCTGCGACTAAGAATATTGGATTTGGTGCCACTGTTTCTGTTACCTATGAACAGCCATATCATCTTGCTCGACGGTTGTCAACAGTTGATCACCTCACCAAGGGCCG TCTAGGCTGGAAC ATTGTCACTGGTTACCTGGACTCAGCTGCTCGAAACCTTGGTCATCCAGTTCAACTCGCC CACGATGAACGCTATGCCCAGGCCGAAGAATACATGGAAGTCATGTACAAGCTTTTCAACTCATCCTGGCGTGACGACGCTGTCAAGCTAGACCGTGAGCGAGGTATCTACACGGACCCCGCCCTTGTTCGTCAAATTGATCATAACGGTAAATACTTCAACGTTCCCGGTCCTCACGTCGTGGACCCCAGCCCGCAGCGAAcaccacttcttcttcaagcaggAGCCAGCAAGCCAGGTAAGGCCTTTGCAGCTCAGCATGCTGAAGCTATCTTTACTTCTGCACATGCACCTGCAGTGTGTAAGAAGAACATTGCGGAGATTCGACAGGTTGCGAAGGAACAGTTTGGCCGAGACCCAAAAAATATCAAGGTCCTCGCTCTTGTCACACCTATTCTTGGTAGgactgaggaggaagctCGGGCTAAGTATGATGAAGCGAGGAAGTATGCTTCGACTGAAGGTGCTTTGTCACTGTTCGGTGGATGGACGGGTATGGACTTGAACCAAtacggcgatgatgaggaactTCGACAGGTTGAAAGTAACGCTGTTCG ATCAACTGTAGAAGGTTATGCCAAGTTCTCGCCCGCAAACTCAAAGTGGACGAAGCATACTGTCGCCGAGCATGTCAGCCTTGGAGGCAACGGGCCTCTGTTTGTCGGCACACCCTCTCAGGTAGCTGATAGCCTGCAAGTATGGATTGATGAGGCAGATGTCGATGGATTCAACTTT GGATATGTCCTGTTCCCCGGTACCTTCAAAGATATCATCGAACTTCTACTCCCAGAACTTCGATCAAGGGGCCTCTTTTGGGACGATTACGCGGTGCCTGGAGGTAGCTACCGAGAGAACTTCTATGGCCTTCCTGGACAGAAGTATCCTCTCGAGGAGCATGCTGCTTCCAAGTATAGGTGGGCTGCCGGCGTGCCTGCAAGTGAACACAAGATTCCGCAGTAG
- a CDS encoding hypothetical protein (At least one base has a quality score < 10): protein MLAILPFTVLLGSFAARVAADTSFVTPGGSGSSGWKNNPTYDVDDSMNVEWNTDLEETNLLLWQDYPPAGGGTQFFVQLKENTTSTSFIWTVNFGGFSTEVGDNRDAVFHYSLFKSGTNDIVANSAAFNVTVPKDETTSASLASTTALPSPSSTGALSETTTTDAATETITDTSSDKDDGGLSTGAVAGVAVGATIGGIALLAGAGFLLWRHFRKGKGATAGGYAPPSEMPVGAQNQPVQEYYKPPTQQAPAEMAGQPWVHPPQNGYQGPGGLHEAP, encoded by the exons ATGCTCGCCATCTTACCCTTCACCGTACTGCTGGGCAGCTTTGCCGCCAGAGTTGCTGCTGACACCAGTTTTGTTACCCCTGGAGGATCTGGTTCTTCGGGATGGAAGAATAACCCAACATACGATGTCGATGATAGCATGAACGTGGAATGGAATACGGACCTTGAAGAGACCAACCTATTGCTCTGGCAGGACTATCCTCCCGCTGGCGGCGGTACTCAGTTTTTCGTCCAGCTGAAAG AAAACACAACATCGACGAGTTTTATCTGGACAGTCAACTTTGGCGGTTTCTCTACAGAAGTTGGTGACAACCGAGACGCTGTTTTCCACTACTCCCTCTTCAAATCCGGCACAAACGACATCGTCGCCAATTCAGCTGCGTTCAACGTTACTGTCCCCAAAGACGAGACGACATCTGCCTCTCTTGCTTCAACAACCGCCCTCCCAAGTCCTTCATCGACCGGTGCCCTCTCTGAGACGACAACAACCGACGCTGCGACCGAGACAATAACAGACACTTCATCCGACAAAGATGATGGAGGCCTCTCCACTGGTGCCGTAGCCGGCGTGGCGGTCGGCGCGACCATTGGAGGCATTGCCCTGCTCGCCGGTGCTGGTTTTCTTCTCTGGCGACATTTCCGAAAGGGCAAAGGTGCTACAGCTGGAGGATACGCGCCGCCCAGTGAGATGCCTGTTGGTGCGCAGAACCAGCCTGTGCAGGAGTACTACAAGCCTCCCACGCAGCAGGCTCCGGCTGAGATGGCTGGTCAGCCTTGGGTTCACCCGCCGCAGAACGGATACCAGGGACCTGGTGGCCTTCACGAGGCGCCTTAG
- a CDS encoding hypothetical protein (At least one base has a quality score < 10), translating to MASGPRRNIPSNLRIPPTTVEWTVTKTDSYDTKMGTPLGSPTLAASTAKFRNKVPAQMQRCIPLYMACVLVLFIILNFDIFYSIPSPLGVFRKEKEIVSTPSRFSTFPQKIWQTWKVDPLNFEDRDLITSRTWVNKNPGMRYEVLTDDNELAFVEEHFGAGSAINRPDIVRFYKSINLHIIKADLLRYMIMYAQGGVYADIDVEALRPVHRFIPERYDERDIDLIVGVEIDQPEFSDHPILGKKSKSFCQWTIIAKPHQPVMLHLIEHIMVWLKAEAKKQKVALGDIELTFDQVISGTGPSAFTGALLEQMRKNHRGGKVTWDLFHNLDESRVVGRVLVLNVEAFCAGQGHSDSGNHDSRGALVKHHYHASNWPSKHPRYRHPAYGQVEDCNWNVECVRLWDENVAEWDKLSEEEKKLKIEQAKKPDLGL from the coding sequence ATGGCGAGTGGCCCTCGTCGAAATATCCCGTCTAACCTTCGTATCCCTCCTACCACTGTTGAGTGGACCGTTACAAAGACCGACAGCTACGATACCAAGATGGGCACTCCATTGGGCTCGCCAACTCTAGCAGCCTCGACAGCAAAGTTCAGAAACAAAGTCCCAGCCCAGATGCAAAGATGTATACCACTGTACATGGCATGtgtcctcgtcctcttcatcatccttaACTTCGACATCTTCTACTCGATACCCAGCCCCCTCGGCGTGTTccgaaaagaaaaagagattgtatcaacaccatcacgCTTTAGCACGTTTCCACAAAAGATCTGGCAAACGTGGAAAGTCGATCCATTAAACTTTGAGGATCGTGActtgatcacctcaaggaCGTGGGTTAATAAGAACCCTGGAATGCGATATGAAGttctcacagacgacaacgAGCTTGCGTTTGTGGAGGAGCACTTTGGTGCGGGGAGTGCGATAAATCGGCCAGATATTGTCAGGTTTTACAAGAGCATCAACTTGCATATTATCAAGGCTGATCTATTGAGATACATGATCATGTATGCTCAAGGAGGTGTCTACGCAGACATTGACGTCGAAGCGCTGAGACCTGTGCATCGTTTTATCCCCGAGCGGTACGACGAGAGAGACATTGACTTgattgttggtgttgagattgaTCAGCCCGAGTTCAGCGATCATCCTATCCTAGGCAAGAAATCAAAGTCTTTCTGCCAATGGACTATCATTGCAAAGCCTCACCAACCAGTCATGCTACACCTTATCGAGCACATCATGGTCTGGCTCAAGGCTgaagcaaagaaacaaaaggtTGCTCTTGGAGATATCGAGCTTACATTTGACCAAGTCATCAGCGGCACTGGTCCTTCTGCCTTTACAGGAGCTTTGCTGGAGCAGATGCGCAAGAATCATCGTGGTGGAAAGGTCACATGGGACCTATTCCATAACCTGGATGAGTCCAGAGTTGTCGGTCGGGTTCTTGTTCTCAACGTCGAGGCCTTTTGTGCTGGACAGGGCCACTCAGACTCTGGCAACCACGACTCTCGTGGAGCTTTGGTTAAACACCACTACCATGCCTCCAACTGGCCCAGCAAGCATCCTCGCTATCGTCATCCAGCATACGGTCAGGTTGAGGACTGCAACTGGAACGTGGAGTGCGTGAGGCTCTGGGACGAGAACGTCGCTGAGTGGGACAAGCTCtcggaggaagagaagaagttgaagatcgagcaggccaagaagcctgaTCTTGGTCTATGA
- a CDS encoding potassium/sodium efflux P-type ATPase, fungal-type has protein sequence MCPKSTPPDMEHHVSGQSNKPLSRPAHALPADTVIQELNTTPATGLSASEASQRLAEYGPNDLGEEEGVKPIKIFIEQICNCMTLVLILALAASFGIQAWIEGGALALIILLNIVIGFFQDLQAARTVHSLKSLSLPTANVFRDGKTITIQTSEIVPGDIIDLKMGDSVPADIRLFEVSNFESNEALLTGESLPVRKNPTMQFDDDTGPGDRLNVCYSSTIVTKGRGRGVVFATGAYTEIGAIAAALKDTGRKRREVKRDDNGKASFVSHLTKWLLTTYDVIGEFLGINVGTPLQRKLSQLFLYVFGFAIVCAIIVLAANKFDPRKDVIIYAVATAVGTLPVSLILVLTITMAAGTKQMVGRKVVVRNMQSLEALGGVTNICSDKTGTLTQGKMVVRMAWLPGHGTYSVESTNEPYNPQVGGIEFTPVQPTDLPAQDQEAKSHSINPHDEPDTNEALKHYLDIASLANLAVVEKGHKDNGPEEWLVQGDPTEIAIQVFVTRFNWNRMSLSSGPSPRWKQLAEFPFDSEVKKMSVVFQNTLSKETHIFTKGAVERVLGSCVSMEESGRIEPLDEPAKETILANMEAFARLGLRVLALASRSPVNGLPEDLSSAIDRSEFEKDLVFRGLIGIYDPPRPETRESVQMCQKAGISVHMLTGDHPETARAIAAEVAIIPSPERMRMVRRDIADTMVMAAHDFDHLSDADLDAMPELPLVVARCSPTTKVRMIEALHRRGRYVAMTGDGVNDSPSLKHADVGIAMGLNGSDVAKESSDIILTDDNFASILNAIEEGRRIFDNIQKFILHVLAANVAFVTCLLVGLSFKDDSGVSIFVLTPVEIIWMLLVAGAFTETGLGFEQASPDILRRPPQSLKYGVFTPEFLVDLVVYGILMLISILGSSVIVLYGFNDQGLGHDCNSEYSASCDTVFTARSTAFTTMTWDFLLFAWQLVDFRRSFFAEIFEKGGSFKAWTKRLWKNPFLFWSVTLSTVLIPPTLYIPVINHVVFMHNPITWEWAVIFIAVGVFFAGAEGYKWAKRVYFRRTVAKEFRKDITDVELYAFGRYMDGSEDGSESNCDVGKKC, from the exons ATGTGTCCCAAGTCAACCCCCCCCGACATGGAACATCATGTTTCTGGTCAATCCAACAAACCGCTGTCGCGCCCAGCGCATGCTTTGCCAGCTGATACAGTTATCCAAGAGCTCAACACGACCCCGGCTACTGGCTTAAGTGCTTCTGAGGCATCGCAACGACTTGCTGAGTATGGACCTAATGATcttggcgaggaagagggtgTGAAGCccatcaagatcttcatTGAGCAGATCTGCAATTGCATGACCTTG GTCCTCATTCTAGCCCTCGCCGCAAGTTTCGGTATACAAGCTTGGATTGAAGGCGGTGCTCTCGCTCTAATTATCCTCCTCAACATTGTCATAGGTTTCTTCCAAGACCTACAAGCCGCTCGAACCGTCCACTCTCTCAAGTCTCTCAGCCTCCCAACGGCCAACGTATTCCGTGATGGGAAGACAATCACGATCCAAACAAGCGAAATCGTACCGGGCGACATCATCGATCTCAAGATGGGCGACTCTGTACCAGCTGATATTCGTCTCTTTGAAGTTTCCAACTTCGAGTCAAACGAGGCATTGCTCACTGGAGAGTCTCTGCCTGTGCGCAAGAATCCCACGATGCAGTTCGATGATGACACAGGACCGGGCGATCGTCTCAACGTCTGCTACAGCTCTACTATCGTTACCAAGGGTCGTGGTAGAGGTGTTGTATTTGCTACTGGGGCATATACTGAGATAGGCGCTATCGCAGCTGCTCTGAAAGACACAGGACGAAAGAGACGGGAAGTCAAACGTGACGACAACGGCAAAGCATCATTTGTATCGCATCTTACCAAATGGTTGCTCACAACGTATGATGTTATTGGAGAATTTTTGGGCATTAACGTGGGAACTCCCCTCCAGAGGAAGCTATCGCAGCTATTCCTCTACGTCTTCGGCTTCGCAATCGTCTGCGCCATCATTGTCCTCGCAGCCAACAAATTCGACCCACGCAAAGATGTTATCATCTACGCTGTTGCTACTGCCGTGGGAACACTACCTGtctctttgatcttggtcttgactATTACTATGGCTGCGGGAACGAAGCAGATGGTGGGCCGTAAGGTTGTTGTGAGGAACATGCAGAGTTTGGAAGCACTTGGAGGAGTCACCA ACATCTGCTCTGACAAGACAGGTACCCTAACCCAAGGCAAGATGGTGGTCAGAATGGCCTGGCTTCCAGGACACGGCACTTACTCAGTGGAATCTACGAACGAACCCTACAACCCTCAAGTTGGAGGTATTGAATTCACTCCTGTACAGCCTACAGATCTACCAgcacaagaccaagaagcaaAGTCACACAGCATCAACCCCCATGATGAGCCCGATACCAACGAAGCACTCAAGCATTACCTGGACATCGCTTCCCTTGCCAATCTCGCTGTCGTAGAGAAAGGACACAAGGACAATGGTCCAGAAGAGTGGCTTGTACAAGGTGATCCTACGGAAATTGCTATTCAAGTCTTTGTGACTCGCTTCAACTGGAACCGCATGTCCTTATCATCAGGACCAAGCCCAAGATGGAAACAGCTGGCTGAGTTCCCGTTCGACTCAGAGGTTAAGAAGATGTCGGTGGTATTCCAAAATACTCTTTCTAAAGAGACGCATATCTTCACCAAGGGCGCAGTCGAGCGGGTTCTCGGTAGCTGTGTATCTATGGAAGAGTCTGGTAGAATTGAGCCTCTCGACGAACCGGCAAAGGAAACCATCTTGGCCAACATGGAGGCATTTGCACGTCTTGGTCTTCGAGTCCTCGCCCTTGCTAGTAGATCCCCTGTCAATGGTCTCCCTGAAGATCTCTCATCAGCCATCGACAGATCTGAGTTTGAGAAGGACCTGGTATTTCGCGGACTCATCGGTATCTATGACCCCCCACGCCCTGAGACACGCGAAAGTGTGCAGATGTGCCAGAAAGCTGGTATCAGCGTGCACATGCTAACCGGCGACCATCCCGAAACCGCACGAGCCATCGCCGCCGAAGTCGCTATCATCCCGTCCCCAGAACGAATGCGAATGGTCAGGAGGGATATTGCCGACACGATGGTTATGGCAGCTCATGATTTTGATCATCTTTCAGATGCGGACCTCGACGCGATGCCGGAGTTACCGCTTGTTGTAGCGCGTTGCTCCCCCACGACAAAGGTTCGCATGATCGAGGCTTTGCATCGCCGTGGACGCTACGTTGCCATGACTGGTGATGGAGTCAATGACAGTCCTAGCTTGAAGCACGCTGATGTCGGTATTGCGATGGGTCTCAACGGCTCGGATGTTGCAAAAGAGTCTTCTGATATCATCTTGACCGACGACAACTTTGCCTCTATCCTTAATGCTATTGAAGAGGGCCGCCGGATTTTCGACAACATCCAAAAGTTCATCCTTCATGTCCTTGCTGCCAATGTCGCTTTCGTCACCTGCCTTCTGGTAGGGTTGTCCTTCAAAGATGACAGCGGTGTATCTATCTTTGTCTTGACACCTGTTGAGATTATTTGGATGTTGCTTGTTGCTGGAGCGTTTACGGAGACTGGCCTTGGGTTTGAGCAAGCGAGTCCTGATATTCTTCGTCGACCACCTCAAAGC CTCAAGTATGGTGTTTTCACCCCAGAGTTCCTAGTTGACCTCGTGGTCTATGGTATCCTCATGCTAATCAGCATCCTTGGTTCTTCAGTCATCGTTCTATACGGCTTCAACGACCAAGGCTTGGGACATGACTGCAACAGCGAATACTCTGCCTCCTGCGACACAGTATTTACAGCCAGATCAACAGCTTTCACCACAATGACATGGGACTTTCTACTCTTTGCTTGGCAACTCGTTGACTTCCGTCGCTCATTCTTTGCTGAGATCTTCGAAAAGGGTGGCAGTTTTAAGGCCTGGACAAAGCGTCTCTGGAAGAATCCCTTCCTCTTTTGGTCTGTCACTTTGAGTACTGTTCTCATTCCACCAACACTCTACATCCCTGTCATCAACCATGTTGTCTTTATGCACAATCCCATCACTTGGGAATGGGCAGTTATCTTTATTGCAGTTGGTGTTTTCTTTGCTGGGGCGGAGGGTTATAAATGGGCTAAGCGAGTTTATTTCCGACGTACGGTGGCGAAGGAGTTTCGAAAGGATATCACCGATGTTGAGCTTTATGCTTTTGGCCGGTACATGGATGGTTCAGAGGATGGTAGCGAGTCGAACTGCGATGTTGGCAAGAAGTGTTAG